The Oryza glaberrima chromosome 5, OglaRS2, whole genome shotgun sequence DNA segment AAATTTTCATTTCTCAAAATTTTCTAAAGGACATACTGTGACACTTGGCATTAATctaatttaacttttttctttatcaggttataaattttctaaaagaCATTTGTGCCACTTGGCATGAATCTAATTTAACATTCTTTCTTTATCAGGTTATAAATTGACACCATTGAACGTACTTTATCTTTCTGTCCACACATGGCTACCACCGCCGCGACgaccatggtggcggcggcgcaccacccCCGCCCCTGCTTCCGCGTGCGTGCCGCCTGGGACATGAACCCGAGCGCCTCCCCCAAGCCCAAGGCCAAgcccccgcctcccccgccgccgccgttgccgaccgcccccgcccccacccACGCCGACCTCTTCGCCCGCCACAGCAACAGCGAGGGCCATGGTAATCTCCATCCCTCCTCTCCGCTTTCCCAAACCGCTGGAAGCTTATGAGGATATTGTGTGCTTAGGTGGTAGTGGCGCTGAACCACTATATATGACATCTACTGAATGTGTCTTAATACAATTTCTATGAAATGATTATGTAGAGTTATTGTCTTCGATTGTCAAGAGCAATAGAATGGTTGTGCCATCTGTGTCTCTGTAATCGGTTTGTTCTAGTGTGTGTAGTTGAAATGGTTGGTCTTAAAATGTCTGAATTTGATCGATGGTTTGTTGCTTTGGTTTGCAGTGCCAAAGAAGACCACAAGTATGGGCTTTGAAAGGTGGTGGTTACCACCTCCGCCAGAGGTGAAGAAACCCCGTTCGCTCTACAACGCTGCATCATTGGCGTACTTGGGGGACTGCATATATGAAGTGAGAAACAGTTTGACTCAATTGTGGTTATGCACTGAAAATTGTTATTATGTAATTTTATTACATATAGCTCAGCCTATTTGTCACTTCTATTTGTATTGGATTAGTAAGAGATAAGATGGTGCATATAACGTGcacaaaactttcaacttcagGTCTGTATACTGTAGGATGATCTGATAAGAATGGTTCTGCTCTTTGATTATGCAGCTTTATGCTCGGAGACATTTCTTCTTTCCACCACTGAGCATCAATGACTACAACAAGCGTGTAATGGATGTCGTGAAATGTGAATCACAGGTTTGGATTTGGCTCTTCATCTTTCTAATCAAATGGATTTGATAGCCAGATTCTTCTTATTATCTATCTTTTTGGGTCTGTGCTTTGCATACCTTGATGGACATTGTCTGCTATAAGCAAAAAGTTACTCAATGCTTATGGCTGTTGTTTTCAATTCTAAAGAGCAGTTCtcttgtttgttatttttctgtTCTGTTTGCTACATGATAATCACACAATAAGTATATCAAAtattatttacattatttttgGTTATTTTCCTTTATTCAGGACCTTCTGCTGAACAAACTTCTTGGAGAAGATTTTCTAACTCAAGAAGAAAGGTAAACCAATAATTCTAGCCTTCTGCCAGATGTAAAATATATGCTAATGATAAAATTCTTATCAGGAAATTTTATGCTCTAGTGCCCGTGTACATGACTGAACTTTTATGGGATGTTAGCCCTTTAGTGTCCACTGTCCAGCACTTGTAAATTCATCTATCTAGGACTTGTCTTTTGTTGTAGGCCATctgttcttttatttttggatttttatagTGTTTGATACTATCTTCTGTGTCCGATGCCTGATATCAATGTGCGCATGCTTCAGAAGTACTGAATTTCCTTATTCTGCAGGGACATACTTCGTTGGGGAAGAAATATTGTTAGCAGCAAAACACGTACCAGAAAACGTGCTGGAATTGCAGTTTATAATCGAGCATCTTCACTTGAGACACTGGTGTGCTCCACTATAGACTAATTAATGATTGCTATATTGGGGAAAAATCAACTCTAAGCTGCAACTTCTGTTGTACTACCCTCACACTACTTTTGTTGAGAAGACTAATCCTTGCGTTGTTGGTTGGTATTTCTATTATTAGATTGGATATCTTTACCTCACAAATTTCAAGCGCTTGGAGCAATTGATGTTCCAGTTAGGATTTACAAGTGGTGCTTCCTCACATCATATTGCAGATGAGCTAGTCTCAAGCTTTAAGTAATGCATCGTTGGTTTCTTGTCATGTAATTAAGGTATTTCATCTTGACTTTCTGTTACTAACGGATAACCATTGGCAGGAAAAAGAACTCCACTTCTGTACAATCTCAGCAACAAGCAGCGCAGTGAATAGTTTCTGTATTGCAGCAAACATGGTATGATCTAAACAATAGTTATCTGGTGACCACAACCAGCACAAAAATCATTTAGTTTTGGTGTATGACATCCAAAAGTGGTTGCTCAATGAACGAATAGCAATTACCGTTTGTCTGTCAAACAAGTATCGAGTGAATTGAGCAATGTACATGTCTGCAAATATCATTCAGTGCAAGAAAATGGTGTCACTTCCAGGAGGGTGTGGCGGTTCTGATCTGTAGATTCTGAGGTGGCAAGCCGTTGTGTTATTACTACTCATTAGGTTGATATAGGTCGTGGTATCTTTGACACCTTGTGTATGAAGGAGCTGCGAAACTGCAAGATATGCTGAATGATTTGATGCAGAGTTTTAGCACGACTTCAGAATTAACCTGTTCTATGTGCTTCATGGATTCAGTGCACTACCATTATGAGACAGATGCCTTTGCTTTGCTGTTTGTTGTGATCTAATGTAAACAACACAATGTGGAAGTATTTGAGGCCATAAGAAAAGTGGCAGAGTTGGtataatatatttaatcttAAGAACAAACCATAGAAATCTGTTGTATTTTCCATGTATAAACGGTGTACTTGGATCAACCAGACGATTGCTTACTTTGCATAAGATGTTTCATCTCATAACACGACCGATAAGTTACTAAGCAATCGCAATTAAAAGGAAAGAACTTCTCTTCTTTCTAAAGTAACTATTAAGATCGATCCATGAACCATtcaaggaaaagagaaaaaaaaaaagcaagattAAAAACCTAGATCCACGATGCTACCGCTGTCGCTGATGGCGAGGAGGGGTTACCCGTGAACCGAGCTAGGATCAGAGGCCGAGGAGCGTCCGCTGCTCGGCCTCGAGGACGGACTCGTACTCAACCTGCGTCTGCTCCCGGTCCATGATCCAGATGAGCGGCACCGCCAGCACGATGCCCGTCGTCCCCACCACCCACGCCGCCTTCGGGGGgcgctaatgggcgggtgagcGATCACCCCCCATCCCTCCCCTTACacactcctctcctctttctcctcccttcttctctttatactacaccataaattttttaaaaaaaacgagttagaaaaaattttatgtatagaaatactatatataaaaaatatttgaattcaaattcaaatttgaatagggcatataaacttttgacttatatactttgggtctataaactaactatacgtgtataaactttacatgtgtaaacttgaggggtattatatataaaaaatatttgaatttaaatttaaatttgaattcaaatacttGAGGGgggtatataaatttttgacttataaactttgggtctataaactttaggtgtataaactttagatgtgtaaacttgaggtgtacaaactttaggtgtataaatttactaaaatagaaaaataatacggtgccaaaaaagaaaactacgTGAGGAGTAGAGGGGTGATCGCTCTGGGCGATCGATCATCCATTAGCTTTCTCGCGCTCAGTGGGGTATATACTGATCCCCTAGCACGTATCGTCTGGTTATACTCGGATACGATAATTGTAcacgtatgtatgtatgtatgtatgtatgtatgtatgtatttggGTACAACTCTTGTACCCTAGTATCCGAGTATGATACAGGAATTATTTGTTACTTACCGGACAGATCTTGATTAATTGCTTGGTGCTATAGTCTGCTTAAGCACTTCGCGTCGCCCACGCGCCGGTAGCTCGGGGCGAAGCCCTAGCCGCCCCTCCCTTTTTCATCTACAGCCGATGCAACATGTTTTAGGATTACTTACCTTTGTTTATCCTATACTTTACAGCCGATTCGATCCAGGTTGCATCGGCTAGGTCCTTACAATACGTCATCGTCTTATCAACCGATCACCTATCATATTCTagcataattttattatttattcttgttggttgcatgatcaaaccaactggcacgTCCTGAACCCGAAAGTATGATTTGGACATGCACTGGAGCTACCCAGAACTCCCAGACCATCGTGTTTTTCACGTCAACACCCACATTCATCAACCCCAATGGCTAAAAGGTGGGCCTAGTGATAGCTTGGAGGACGGCTGCAGCTACCCCCACTCCACGTGTCTGGCTGTAGGTGAGCCTATCGTATCCGACCAGCCCGCTTAGAGGGACAATGACAAGACTAAGCCTACCAACTCTTCTAAGTTGGATCCCACTTTTGTATGTATGCATGAGTTCCATTGACTCCCCTTGACATATAAAATGAGGAtccatgccaaaaaaaaaatgtttcgaTTCAGTTCGATTAAACTAGATTCAGAACACTTTGCAAAAAGGATTCAACCTCTAGCTCATTGTAAACTTCATTATATAGAGGAAAACCACAAGGTGTAAAGTATTACGCTCCTGAGCAGCCCAAACCTATAAATCACTGGTGCACATCCACCTGTATGAACCCGAACACAAGCTCGGGTACTTGCACCTTGGTCGAACTCTTAAGGGAGGGTGTTGTGCCTTTCCGCTATAGGAGCGTCGTGCTCCAACAAAGTTGAAAGGGAAAAAAGTGAGAGAAGAATgagaagatgaaaaaaaagaaaacttttaaGTGGGCCTCATTTTCCAATAACTGTAGAGTTAGTGATGATGTCACATTAGTATCCGCTGGCATGCCATATCATCACCACATAGGATCCCACAGAAACCATGGCAATTTGGGACCGAAATGACACGCTTTGACAAGCTCTAGATCGGAAGttcactttattttttaaaatattttttaaaacatatagtTTAAGAaataatgataaaacatatgCATCAGAGACATTCCCAAGGTATGAAATTAACGTCAAATGAAAAAGAACAAATAGTATACTATGGTTAGATGCGCATAATCGGCTTGAGAGGTGATTTTTCAATTATGTTGGTGGCAGTTATCGATGGATGCCGAGCACTATTGTTGACCACTGACTCCCAGTTCGGCTTCACACCGgcatcactagctagctagtgctgACCATTGACCAGCCGTTGTACTTTGTTAGTGATATGCTCTAGAGGCAATTATAAAGATGATTGTATcatatactatgtttacatatttatacgaCATTGTTCCttaaaatagataactccttattggttaatgaatatgtgatttttttcatgagactctttatattgtttgttactatttctaaaggatccctgatcaaatatcatatgtagaacaaatatgtttatatgatcagcacatgtattaattgatgatcatgtctcatggatcatggtatagagatactaaattaataatgtggacacatgttggtgaacatgttattggatagacccaacatgagacactgcaagagccatatgtgttgtgtcatcagtgatctcattaagtgttggtgttgaatccttagacctgagattatcatggttctcaacatatgtagtagcttacttagggactgctaaacgctactccgtaattgggtagttataaaagtagttttcgggtatgctatgaaacatgtagtgggatatgaataatcaaaatgggatttgcccctcctatagagagatatctctgggcccctcgatgttgtagattatggaagtgcatggccatgccaaaggtgattgaggagtcaatcacaagttatataatctatcaacaggttcgagtgaatgattgagctattagaggatggtacatatctagccttgagcttaatcgatatcgtgaggcaaaggggttcatacaagtatacactagaggtttagccgatatgatctttatgtatgcccggtgggtcaatacattCTGCTAGGgaccgctgttgacgcgtggaccgaaaaggagttttcgggttacagccgagtatatatgaacctacagggtcgcacgcttaatgggtcggaataaggggattggatagagatccaatatgagcttaattcggatagggatccgaataggagtcctacgggccttggaggcccgagtgatggatcctatatattcgtgaggggtgtgaccggcggaggcattgcatcacgtgagaaaccctagccgtcacttccctcccgagcaaaaccctagccgcgcgcgggtgctagcacatctgcgcgtggcgttccgtccatgtacgtgtggataccggtagaggcgccgctggtttgcggtgctgatcggcgtgggagtatagcgaggagaacgcacgaggaggagaaggttgaGCCGGTGAGATCGACTACTTcatctacatcgacgcgcgctacttcgcgagagttcctttgACTTCTCaacgtcttcttccgctgcgcagcgcgtcgagtggtaacgatctatgatctaatacttgcatggttcctggtttacgcgatagaaaattttgatttatgctatcgtagcctacgcgtatcccaaacACCTTTACCTCATGATCAGCCAGCAGTCGATCCACACAGATGTATGATTCATCtcgtatatactcccttcatttcacaatgcaagtcattctagcatttcccacattcatattgatgttaatgaatctagacatatatatctatctagattctattaacattaatatgaatatgggaaatgataaaataacttatattgtgaaacggaggaagtatgtaggAATCTGCAACTGAAGCTCCATACAGAAGGGCACACAGCTTGATAAGCTAGTAACTGTATAGttgagagtatatatatagtggcaGTGCACACCATGTCCAATTTTGTTCGTAGTCTTCCTCTTCCTGCAAGCGACacgaagctgctgctgctgctaaccGTGCTGCTTCTTGCCGTGATGCACTGCGGCTGCGCCATTGCAACGCaagcaggaggaggagcatGGAGTAGGATGCTCCGCGGAGGTGTGTCCGCGGAGGTGTATCATAATAATACTTCCACATCTTCCTGCCAAGACAATAAGTATCCACTTGGCCATCACTATCATTACCTCTTTAGTCTTTTTAGCCAAGAAGAAATTTTACCTGTAGCCTACAAAGTACATAATGCTGTAAAGTTCCTTTGGAGAAGCATATACATTAAAGTTGCCTGAAAGAATCCACTCACTAAACTCTAGCAAGCTCACACTGATTATCACGCCGATGAACAACATTCCAGTCACACGTTAGTTGATAAGTgcaacacacatatatgtcagTTACACCTAGATTCCAGTTACACCTTTACTTCTGATACTTGAGCTAATGCAATCATGTAGGAGAAACCCAGCTTTTTATGGTTCATGTTTGTGTAAATTACCTGCCATATCCCAAATACTTCCCAAACTGCCAAAATCTTGTCCATCAGATTTAGGCCACCTctgctcctcctcatccccaaCATACTTAGCCTGAAGATCAATTACGAAGATTGAGTTTTCTATCTGCACAAACTATTGGCGACGATGACGGGCAGCTTGGAGAACGCCTCACACACCTTGTGCCGCCGGCGCTAGTCATGGCACCTGCTCAGCTTCTTCGAGCGTGGTGGGGATGATGACGGTGGTGCCGAGCATGACGAGGTAGTGCTGGAATCCGGGCAGGATGGCCTccgctgcaaaaaaaaaacgaaagctCTGTCAAGCAGCCAACCATggagatcgatccatcgatccacTCCTGGAAtgtagcagagagagagagggagagagggaatgGGCACTGACGCCATGGGGGAGGGCTGGTAAGGCAGTAGGAGATGGCCGACAGCTGGTCCTTCACCGCGTGCGGCAGCAGCTCCTCCTGTtttggcgccggcgccgtcattGCCTACCACTACCACCACTGCTGTCACTGAGGAGAGAGTGAGGCGGAGCAGCCGAGCCGGGTGGGTTGGCCGCTTCCTCCTCGAGATGTGCGAGTTAGGAGCGGTCGCCGCGGGTGTAGAGCAACGCGCTGCACGCAGCCACGAACTCGCCGCCACCAGATCCGGCGCCCT contains these protein-coding regions:
- the LOC127774068 gene encoding uncharacterized protein LOC127774068; this encodes MATTAATTMVAAAHHPRPCFRVRAAWDMNPSASPKPKAKPPPPPPPPLPTAPAPTHADLFARHSNSEGHVPKKTTSMGFERWWLPPPPEVKKPRSLYNAASLAYLGDCIYELYARRHFFFPPLSINDYNKRVMDVVKCESQDLLLNKLLGEDFLTQEERDILRWGRNIVSSKTRTRKRAGIAVYNRASSLETLIGYLYLTNFKRLEQLMFQLGFTSGASSHHIADELVSSFKKKNSTSVQSQQQAAQ